The proteins below come from a single Rosa rugosa chromosome 2, drRosRugo1.1, whole genome shotgun sequence genomic window:
- the LOC133732066 gene encoding F-box/LRR-repeat protein At3g26922-like isoform X3: protein MDSMAKPEDRISKLPNEVVYCILSFLPTVDAVRTTVLSKRWSKMWAKLKTLNFDSNKKEFRDYEEAFSFVTFVTRVLFFRKVPEIHKFRLKMPYPQYIPHIEDWVFTAVIRNVVELDLHVFETGVDVFVLPECIYWCKTLRVLKLHLTPWTRTDDPPASGCFPSLKFLHVSVYNPQETTMNLLFSCCPVLEGLTIDGTIDGNTGDHVNYNFKVSAPELKTLRISLENIYDPVDVHINAPKLENLDLKRLGLTNCFLIGSTKSLVNASIAFREHFEVDKKLDLSTFAMALLDQISNVKFLSLSAHCLEDLHLPEDWHLPVFHNVNQLRLAFWEHNLLELLAVFLNSAPTLEDLVLEDVTQNCQRVTGIHPRRCLLVYHQT from the exons ATGGATTCGATGGCAAAGCCTGAAGATAGGATCAGTAAATTACCGAATGAAGTTGTTTATTGCATACTTTCCTTCCTTCCCACAGTAGATGCTGTCAGGACCACCGTGTTGTCTAAAAGATGGAGCAAAATGTGGGCGAAGCTTAAAACTCTAAATTTCGACAGCAATAAAAAGGAATTTCGGGACTATGAAGAGGCTTTTAGTTTCGTAACATTTGTCACTCGTGTACTCTTCTTTCGTAAAGTACCAGAGATACATAAATTCCGTCTAAAAATGCCCTATCCCCAGTATATACCTCATATTGAGGACTGGGTTTTCACTGCTGTTATCCGAAATGTTGTCGAGCTTGATCTTCATGTTTTTGAAACTGGGGTTGATGTTTTTGTGTTACCTGAGTGCATTTATTGGTGCAAAACGCTGAGGGTTTTGAAACTCCATCTGACGCCCTGGACGCGCACTGATGATCCTCCTGCATCCGGCTGTTTCCCAAGTCTCAAGTTTCTCCATGTATCAGTTTATAATCCTCAGGAAACAACTATGAATTTGCTTTTCTCTTGCTGCCCGGTACTTGAAGGTTTGACAATAGATGGAACCATTGATGGGAACACTGGTGATCATGTGAATTACAATTTCAAGGTCTCTGCACCGGAACTGAAGACATTGAGGATAAGTTTGGAAAATATATATGACCCTGTCGATGTTCATATTAATGCCCCTAAGCTTGAAAACCTTGATCTGAAGCGTCTTGGTTTGACCAACTGTTTTCTCATTGGGAGTACAAAATCCCTAGTCAATGCCAGTATTGCATTCAGAGAACACTTTGAAGTAGACAAAAAGCTTGATCTTTCCACCTTTGCAATGGCGCTTCTGGATCAAATTTCTAATGTTAAATTTCTATCTCTTTCAGCTCATTGCTTGGAG GACTTGCATCTCCCTGAGGATTGGCATCTCCCTGTTTTTCATAATGTGAACCAATTGAGGCTGGCTTTTTGGGAACACAATTTGTTGGAATTGTTAGCGGTTTTTCTCAATAGTGCACCTACTCTGGAAGATCTTGTCTTAGAAGAT GTTACACAGAACTGTCAGAGAGTCACTGGAATCCACCCAAGGAGGTGCCTGCTGGTTTATCATCAAACCTGA
- the LOC133730497 gene encoding F-box/kelch-repeat protein At3g23880-like: MAEHIPEDVMVQILQRLPIKSLIRFTCVSKRWRFIVLSDHQFAKSQFQITSEQSRTRLLLSTSSESEFESLDTETQLDPQIMNFSVRKLSCPFKQPDDVVRILSSCNGLVCASALYNKEYLNPSNLHIWNPSTGFFQKLPDSLNMQSLCYFGFGYLSATGDYKVIVKIELADLRKKEAEIFSWRANTWKTIQVPYGLPFFGEGFLLNEALHWFKFKGLYTVDIVAFDLAKEEFRRIPLHTTLDRQPRGQCNVFAPYGVAPSSFRGCLCTFDHANVSSIELWVMTEYDVADSWTKLFNIKLINPPTYVYSLRPILVTETCIFLKSVLFIAGGGTESKLIRVFHDEEKLETYMVSSGADVRLRDMITFEESLLWLH; encoded by the coding sequence ATGGCGGAGCACATACCCGAAGACGTGATGGTTCAAATCCTGCAGAGGTTGCCGATCAAATCCTTAATCCGCTTCACCTGCGTTTCAAAGCGGTGGCGTTTCATAGTATTGTCCGACCACCAGTTCGCCAAATCCCAGTTCCAAATAACCTCTGAGCAGAGTCGAACCAGACTCCTCCTCTCAACCTCCTCTGAATCTGAATTCGAATCCCTAGACACTGAGACACAATTAGACCCACAGATTATGAATTTTTCAGTTAGAAAGCTGAGCTGCCCATTCAAGCAACCGGACGACGTCGTCCGCATACTCTCCTCCTGCAATGGTTTGGTATGTGCTTCAGCCCTTTATAATAAAGAATACTTAAATCCATCGAACCTGCATATCTGGAACCCTTCAACTGGATTCTTCCAAAAACTACCTGATTCCTTAAACATGCAGTCTCTATGTTACTTTGGTTTTGGATACTTATCAGCTACTGGAGACTACAAAGTTATTGTCAAAATCGAACTTGCTGACCTGAGAAAAAAGGAGGCCGAGATATTCTCATGGAGAGCTAACACTTGGAAAACGATCCAAGTCCCTTACGGTCTCCCCTTCTTCGGGGAGGGGTTCCTTTTAAATGAGGCACTTCATTGGTTCAAGTTTAAAGGACTTTATACCGTTGATATCGTCGCTTTTGATTTGGCAAAGGAGGAGTTCCGAAGAATTCCTCTGCATACTACTCTTGATCGACAACCACGAGGACAATGCAATGTTTTTGCACCATATGGCGTGGCGCCTTCTTCTTTTAGAGGATGCTTGTGTACATTTGATCATGCAAACGTTAGCTCTATTGAGTTGTGGGTCATGACAGAATATGATGTGGCGGACTCGTGGACTAAACTCTTTAACATAAAGCTCATCAATCCGCCTACGTATGTATATTCTTTGAGGCCAATCTTGGTTACGGAAACTTGTATATTCCTGAAGAGTGTGCTGTTCATAGCTGGCGGGGGGACAGAGTCAAAGTTGATAAGGGTTTTTCACGACGAAGAGAAGCTTGAAACATATATGGTTAGTAGTGGGGCGGATGTACGTCTCAGGGACATGATTACATTTGAAGAGAGTCTACTTTGGCTTCACTAA
- the LOC133732066 gene encoding FBD-associated F-box protein At4g10400-like isoform X2, whose protein sequence is MWAKLKTLNFDSNKKEFRDYEEAFSFVTFVTRVLFFRKVPEIHKFRLKMPYPQYIPHIEDWVFTAVIRNVVELDLHVFETGVDVFVLPECIYWCKTLRVLKLHLTPWTRTDDPPASGCFPSLKFLHVSVYNPQETTMNLLFSCCPVLEGLTIDGTIDGNTGDHVNYNFKVSAPELKTLRISLENIYDPVDVHINAPKLENLDLKRLGLTNCFLIGSTKSLVNASIAFREHFEVDKKLDLSTFAMALLDQISNVKFLSLSAHCLEDLHLPEDWHLPVFHNVNQLRLAFWEHNLLELLAVFLNSAPTLEDLVLEDRTEGYTELSESHWNPPKEVPAGLSSNLKTISFKGFKGRLFEMEMIKYLLKNGQLLNKMTISTSLHLSYDRQNELYTEFMMFHRAATCHVEFVHMQV, encoded by the exons ATGTGGGCGAAGCTTAAAACTCTAAATTTCGACAGCAATAAAAAGGAATTTCGGGACTATGAAGAGGCTTTTAGTTTCGTAACATTTGTCACTCGTGTACTCTTCTTTCGTAAAGTACCAGAGATACATAAATTCCGTCTAAAAATGCCCTATCCCCAGTATATACCTCATATTGAGGACTGGGTTTTCACTGCTGTTATCCGAAATGTTGTCGAGCTTGATCTTCATGTTTTTGAAACTGGGGTTGATGTTTTTGTGTTACCTGAGTGCATTTATTGGTGCAAAACGCTGAGGGTTTTGAAACTCCATCTGACGCCCTGGACGCGCACTGATGATCCTCCTGCATCCGGCTGTTTCCCAAGTCTCAAGTTTCTCCATGTATCAGTTTATAATCCTCAGGAAACAACTATGAATTTGCTTTTCTCTTGCTGCCCGGTACTTGAAGGTTTGACAATAGATGGAACCATTGATGGGAACACTGGTGATCATGTGAATTACAATTTCAAGGTCTCTGCACCGGAACTGAAGACATTGAGGATAAGTTTGGAAAATATATATGACCCTGTCGATGTTCATATTAATGCCCCTAAGCTTGAAAACCTTGATCTGAAGCGTCTTGGTTTGACCAACTGTTTTCTCATTGGGAGTACAAAATCCCTAGTCAATGCCAGTATTGCATTCAGAGAACACTTTGAAGTAGACAAAAAGCTTGATCTTTCCACCTTTGCAATGGCGCTTCTGGATCAAATTTCTAATGTTAAATTTCTATCTCTTTCAGCTCATTGCTTGGAG GACTTGCATCTCCCTGAGGATTGGCATCTCCCTGTTTTTCATAATGTGAACCAATTGAGGCTGGCTTTTTGGGAACACAATTTGTTGGAATTGTTAGCGGTTTTTCTCAATAGTGCACCTACTCTGGAAGATCTTGTCTTAGAAGAT AGAACTGAAGGTTACACAGAACTGTCAGAGAGTCACTGGAATCCACCCAAGGAGGTGCCTGCTGGTTTATCATCAAACCTGAAGACCATCTCCTTTAAGGGATTCAAGGGAAGGCTGTTTGAGATGGAAATGATAAAGTATCTGTTGAAGAATGGTCAACTGTTGAATAAGATGACGATTTCTACAAGTCTGCATCTTTCGTATGATAGACAGAATGAGTTATACACAGAGTTTATGATGTTCCATAGGGCAGCAACTTGTCATGTTGAGTTCGTGCACATGCAAGTTTAG
- the LOC133732066 gene encoding FBD-associated F-box protein At4g10400-like isoform X1 — protein MDSMAKPEDRISKLPNEVVYCILSFLPTVDAVRTTVLSKRWSKMWAKLKTLNFDSNKKEFRDYEEAFSFVTFVTRVLFFRKVPEIHKFRLKMPYPQYIPHIEDWVFTAVIRNVVELDLHVFETGVDVFVLPECIYWCKTLRVLKLHLTPWTRTDDPPASGCFPSLKFLHVSVYNPQETTMNLLFSCCPVLEGLTIDGTIDGNTGDHVNYNFKVSAPELKTLRISLENIYDPVDVHINAPKLENLDLKRLGLTNCFLIGSTKSLVNASIAFREHFEVDKKLDLSTFAMALLDQISNVKFLSLSAHCLEDLHLPEDWHLPVFHNVNQLRLAFWEHNLLELLAVFLNSAPTLEDLVLEDRTEGYTELSESHWNPPKEVPAGLSSNLKTISFKGFKGRLFEMEMIKYLLKNGQLLNKMTISTSLHLSYDRQNELYTEFMMFHRAATCHVEFVHMQV, from the exons ATGGATTCGATGGCAAAGCCTGAAGATAGGATCAGTAAATTACCGAATGAAGTTGTTTATTGCATACTTTCCTTCCTTCCCACAGTAGATGCTGTCAGGACCACCGTGTTGTCTAAAAGATGGAGCAAAATGTGGGCGAAGCTTAAAACTCTAAATTTCGACAGCAATAAAAAGGAATTTCGGGACTATGAAGAGGCTTTTAGTTTCGTAACATTTGTCACTCGTGTACTCTTCTTTCGTAAAGTACCAGAGATACATAAATTCCGTCTAAAAATGCCCTATCCCCAGTATATACCTCATATTGAGGACTGGGTTTTCACTGCTGTTATCCGAAATGTTGTCGAGCTTGATCTTCATGTTTTTGAAACTGGGGTTGATGTTTTTGTGTTACCTGAGTGCATTTATTGGTGCAAAACGCTGAGGGTTTTGAAACTCCATCTGACGCCCTGGACGCGCACTGATGATCCTCCTGCATCCGGCTGTTTCCCAAGTCTCAAGTTTCTCCATGTATCAGTTTATAATCCTCAGGAAACAACTATGAATTTGCTTTTCTCTTGCTGCCCGGTACTTGAAGGTTTGACAATAGATGGAACCATTGATGGGAACACTGGTGATCATGTGAATTACAATTTCAAGGTCTCTGCACCGGAACTGAAGACATTGAGGATAAGTTTGGAAAATATATATGACCCTGTCGATGTTCATATTAATGCCCCTAAGCTTGAAAACCTTGATCTGAAGCGTCTTGGTTTGACCAACTGTTTTCTCATTGGGAGTACAAAATCCCTAGTCAATGCCAGTATTGCATTCAGAGAACACTTTGAAGTAGACAAAAAGCTTGATCTTTCCACCTTTGCAATGGCGCTTCTGGATCAAATTTCTAATGTTAAATTTCTATCTCTTTCAGCTCATTGCTTGGAG GACTTGCATCTCCCTGAGGATTGGCATCTCCCTGTTTTTCATAATGTGAACCAATTGAGGCTGGCTTTTTGGGAACACAATTTGTTGGAATTGTTAGCGGTTTTTCTCAATAGTGCACCTACTCTGGAAGATCTTGTCTTAGAAGAT AGAACTGAAGGTTACACAGAACTGTCAGAGAGTCACTGGAATCCACCCAAGGAGGTGCCTGCTGGTTTATCATCAAACCTGAAGACCATCTCCTTTAAGGGATTCAAGGGAAGGCTGTTTGAGATGGAAATGATAAAGTATCTGTTGAAGAATGGTCAACTGTTGAATAAGATGACGATTTCTACAAGTCTGCATCTTTCGTATGATAGACAGAATGAGTTATACACAGAGTTTATGATGTTCCATAGGGCAGCAACTTGTCATGTTGAGTTCGTGCACATGCAAGTTTAG